In Halanaerobiaceae bacterium ANBcell28, the following are encoded in one genomic region:
- a CDS encoding DJ-1/PfpI family protein, with protein MENINVILFADFETLDAFGPVEILGKLNDLYNIEFYSEKGGLIKSSQNVKVDTIAISEIKNHDILLIPGGYGTRKEVKNPELIQKLKELSIKAKYVLTVCTGTALLAKTGLLKNLKATSNKRAFDWVIQQDRDVLWIRKARWVNDDKFYTSSGVSAGMDMVLGFIRDTVGLESAEKIAKNIEYIWNRDKDVDPFYNTDLI; from the coding sequence ATGGAAAATATAAATGTGATACTATTTGCTGATTTTGAAACCTTAGATGCTTTTGGCCCTGTAGAAATACTGGGTAAATTAAATGACTTATATAATATTGAATTTTACTCTGAAAAGGGAGGTCTGATTAAAAGCAGCCAGAATGTAAAAGTAGATACCATAGCTATATCTGAAATTAAAAATCACGACATATTACTTATACCAGGCGGCTATGGTACCCGAAAGGAAGTTAAGAACCCAGAATTAATCCAAAAGCTGAAAGAATTGTCTATAAAGGCTAAATATGTTTTAACTGTCTGTACTGGCACTGCCTTGCTGGCAAAGACAGGACTTTTGAAGAACTTAAAAGCAACATCAAATAAGAGGGCTTTTGATTGGGTTATACAGCAGGACAGGGATGTTCTATGGATTAGAAAAGCCCGATGGGTGAATGACGATAAATTTTATACTTCTTCAGGTGTTTCAGCAGGAATGGATATGGTATTGGGCTTTATAAGAGATACAGTTGGACTAGAGAGCGCTGAGAAGATAGCAAAGAATATAGAATACATATGGAATAGAGATAAGGATGTTGATCCTTTTTATAATACTGATCTTATTTAA
- a CDS encoding P-II family nitrogen regulator codes for MNENLKMNHSLIITIVKKGLAKKLCQAAIEAGAEGETTILARQATSKKLKKFIGLSINEEKEVILTVVKEKDENKIFDTIIEECRHCGLKDTIVLIIDIKKVDGIVHLFKEGSKEMFNKSYEMELNNKYDLIVTIVERGRAQLVGEAVKKNGGYETVIIGARGAGIHEKAKLFGFTIEPEKEIILSLVLKKKTEQVLNNIIEKAELHKSGKGLSFVLDVKKVANLKDGIEKPRNKDE; via the coding sequence ATGAACGAGAACTTGAAGATGAATCATAGTCTGATAATAACTATTGTAAAAAAAGGCCTGGCAAAAAAACTTTGCCAGGCAGCAATAGAAGCAGGTGCTGAAGGCGAAACTACAATACTTGCTAGACAAGCTACTAGTAAAAAATTAAAAAAATTTATAGGTCTTTCTATAAATGAGGAAAAAGAGGTAATACTTACAGTAGTTAAGGAAAAAGATGAGAACAAAATATTTGATACAATTATCGAGGAATGTAGGCACTGTGGTCTTAAAGACACTATTGTATTGATTATTGATATAAAAAAGGTGGATGGTATTGTCCATTTGTTTAAGGAGGGTTCAAAAGAAATGTTTAATAAGAGTTATGAAATGGAATTAAATAATAAATATGATTTAATAGTTACTATTGTGGAAAGAGGGCGTGCACAACTTGTAGGTGAAGCTGTTAAGAAAAATGGTGGATATGAAACAGTTATTATAGGCGCTAGAGGTGCTGGCATTCATGAAAAAGCAAAATTATTTGGTTTTACTATTGAACCTGAAAAGGAAATAATTTTGAGCTTAGTCCTTAAAAAGAAAACAGAACAAGTACTTAACAATATTATCGAGAAGGCAGAGCTTCATAAGTCTGGCAAGGGTCTTTCTTTTGTATTAGATGTAAAAAAAGTTGCAAATCTTAAGGATGGGATTGAAAAACCAAGAAATAAGGATGAATAG
- a CDS encoding DUF1538 domain-containing protein, with product MNGIVIFEGLWERVLEVSVALLPLIIFFIFFQIVYLKLPRSEISNMFKGVILSFLGIVLFLQGVHVGLLPVGEILGEVIIEESSKIFVVFTGFIMGLVATFAEPAVIALTEEVEKVSSGYLPQKVLLSTLSIGVGFAIALAMLRIFYGIPLMYLLIPGYGMALLLTFFSKEKFISIAFDSGGVATGPMTVTFIMAFSVGVASQIEGRDPLIEGFGMIALVALIPIISVLLLGLIYLRKEKENERELEDES from the coding sequence ATGAACGGAATCGTTATATTTGAGGGATTATGGGAAAGGGTGTTAGAGGTCTCTGTGGCTCTATTACCATTAATCATTTTCTTTATATTTTTCCAAATTGTTTATTTAAAATTACCTCGTTCTGAGATTTCAAATATGTTTAAAGGAGTTATTCTGTCTTTTTTAGGGATTGTTTTATTTCTTCAAGGGGTACATGTAGGCCTACTGCCAGTTGGTGAAATATTGGGTGAAGTTATAATTGAAGAAAGCAGCAAAATATTTGTTGTATTTACTGGATTTATAATGGGCCTGGTAGCTACATTTGCTGAACCTGCTGTGATAGCTTTAACTGAGGAAGTGGAGAAGGTAAGTTCTGGCTATTTACCTCAAAAGGTTTTATTATCGACATTATCAATAGGGGTAGGTTTTGCTATAGCTCTAGCGATGCTTAGAATATTTTATGGTATTCCGTTGATGTATTTATTGATTCCTGGATATGGGATGGCTTTATTACTGACATTTTTTTCAAAAGAAAAATTTATTTCAATTGCGTTTGATTCTGGTGGTGTAGCAACTGGACCAATGACAGTTACTTTTATAATGGCTTTTTCAGTAGGGGTTGCCTCTCAAATTGAAGGTAGAGATCCTTTGATAGAAGGCTTTGGTATGATTGCCTTGGTAGCTCTAATTCCAATAATATCAGTATTACTCTTAGGTTTAATTTATCTAAGAAAGGAGAAAGAAAATGAACGAGAACTTGAAGATGAATCATAG